Proteins encoded within one genomic window of Nitrospira sp.:
- a CDS encoding dicarboxylate/amino acid:cation symporter encodes MTTHETSQRHPFPLYAQVLVAVICGTTLGVVFGQEPYLGGLRNEQLGQLGLWVVWMLKTLAIPLIFFAILDALLRTSIPLSQGTKLLVICLVNVSVAMAIGLAIMNLWQPGLAWLGHVDELLHLVPGSTLSSSALANVQAGSQSPIQYLASYIPRTLTNPFSSNNIIGVVLLALLLGGTLRYLHGQSDQTGGFVAVVARGIERIYGWLVQILEWIILAVPLAVFGVVAHVVGKSGVGVFSVLWIFLVAMLAGLAIHSLLYYPLVAWLVGKKSPKKYLGQGADAIMTAVSCNSSLATVPVTLRCLERMQVSAQSARLAACVGTNLNNDGITLYEAMAALFLAQALGYDLPMAKQVLIVLASIIAGAGVAGIPEAGLIVLPLVLAAAGLPDQVILAAIPLIMTVDWIIARARSGVNVMSDMLVAILLDVGKTKSASAMQSIAE; translated from the coding sequence ATGACGACGCACGAAACCTCCCAACGTCATCCGTTTCCCCTCTATGCGCAGGTGCTTGTCGCCGTGATCTGTGGCACAACGCTTGGTGTGGTCTTTGGCCAAGAGCCCTATCTGGGTGGCCTGCGTAACGAGCAGCTGGGGCAACTTGGGCTCTGGGTGGTCTGGATGCTCAAGACACTGGCCATCCCCCTTATCTTTTTTGCGATCCTCGACGCCCTTCTTCGCACCAGTATCCCCCTGAGCCAGGGGACCAAGCTGCTGGTCATCTGTCTCGTAAACGTCTCCGTCGCCATGGCCATCGGCCTGGCCATCATGAATCTCTGGCAACCGGGCTTGGCCTGGCTGGGGCACGTGGATGAGCTGCTCCACCTCGTGCCTGGCTCCACACTCTCGTCGTCGGCGCTGGCCAACGTGCAAGCCGGATCGCAAAGCCCGATCCAGTATCTGGCGTCCTATATTCCCCGCACCCTCACGAACCCCTTTTCGAGTAACAACATCATCGGCGTCGTGCTCCTCGCCCTGCTCCTTGGCGGCACTCTGCGATACCTGCATGGCCAGTCAGACCAGACGGGTGGATTTGTTGCCGTGGTCGCACGGGGCATCGAACGGATCTATGGTTGGCTCGTGCAGATCCTTGAATGGATTATCCTGGCTGTCCCACTGGCCGTCTTCGGCGTCGTCGCACATGTCGTCGGCAAGTCCGGCGTGGGCGTCTTCTCCGTCCTCTGGATCTTTCTCGTGGCCATGCTCGCCGGCCTTGCGATCCATTCCCTTCTCTACTATCCGCTCGTCGCCTGGCTGGTGGGAAAGAAGTCACCGAAGAAGTATCTGGGGCAGGGGGCCGATGCCATCATGACGGCTGTCTCGTGTAACAGCAGCCTGGCCACCGTGCCCGTCACCCTCCGCTGTCTCGAACGGATGCAGGTCTCAGCGCAATCGGCGCGTCTCGCGGCCTGTGTCGGGACTAATCTCAATAACGACGGCATCACATTGTACGAAGCGATGGCCGCGCTTTTTCTCGCGCAAGCGCTGGGCTATGATCTCCCGATGGCGAAACAGGTCTTGATTGTCCTCGCCTCCATCATCGCCGGGGCCGGGGTCGCCGGCATACCGGAAGCGGGGTTGATCGTCTTGCCGCTAGTCTTAGCCGCCGCCGGTTTGCCGGATCAGGTCATCCTCGCCGCCATTCCCCTCATCATGACTGTGGATTGGATCATCGCCCGCGCCCGTTCCGGCGTGAACGTCATGAGCGACATGCTCGTGGCCATCCTACTCGACGTCGGGAAGACGAAGTCGGCATCAGCCATGCAGTCTATTGCCGAGTAG
- a CDS encoding YncE family protein produces the protein MPSMTSMASAELLALLNYESKPGQTVRREGIAIMEIDPKSVDFGKILMDIPLPADLVAHHIFFNRDHTKAYITSLGKSELYVIDLTRFPYRLRTIAVPDCQVGEDLVVSEDNKTWYLTCMGSSTVIMGDAVQDRPIKTVRGSDPTAQILYPHGIAIHNGIDRVLVTSTVKPDMSEMGESVTVLEASTGKVLSTHKVSLKPSPSKSAPVEVMFAPNTNPPVVHITNMMEGTLWAGLWDPSSKSFSFTQVDDFGPRQQGVPLEMLYNARGDRLYITTAKPGFVNLYDNSNPRQPKFLKALPAAEGAHHTVLSPDERYLFVQNSLLNLEGMSDGSITVIDLQEDKVLGSIDTLKAAGFNPNCIMLLPNNFQKGGIRGSMQ, from the coding sequence ATGCCATCGATGACATCGATGGCATCAGCGGAACTTTTGGCGCTGCTCAACTATGAAAGTAAGCCAGGTCAAACGGTCAGGCGGGAAGGCATTGCAATCATGGAGATCGATCCAAAGTCGGTAGACTTCGGAAAGATTCTCATGGATATTCCCCTACCCGCCGACCTTGTCGCTCACCATATTTTCTTCAATCGCGATCACACGAAGGCCTATATCACGTCCTTGGGAAAAAGTGAGCTGTACGTAATCGATCTCACACGCTTCCCCTACCGGCTGCGTACCATTGCTGTGCCAGACTGTCAGGTCGGGGAAGATCTGGTCGTCTCCGAAGATAACAAGACTTGGTATCTCACCTGCATGGGTTCGAGTACCGTCATCATGGGCGACGCCGTCCAGGATCGCCCGATCAAGACCGTGCGGGGATCGGACCCGACCGCGCAGATTCTCTATCCGCACGGGATTGCCATCCATAATGGGATCGATCGCGTGTTGGTCACCAGCACGGTCAAGCCCGACATGTCGGAGATGGGAGAGTCCGTCACGGTTCTGGAGGCGAGCACCGGCAAGGTCTTGTCCACGCACAAGGTGTCCCTAAAGCCTTCTCCCTCGAAATCCGCTCCCGTGGAAGTCATGTTTGCCCCGAATACGAATCCCCCAGTGGTCCATATCACGAATATGATGGAAGGGACTCTGTGGGCCGGCCTGTGGGATCCCAGCAGCAAATCGTTTTCGTTTACACAGGTCGATGATTTTGGACCGCGCCAACAAGGAGTCCCACTCGAGATGTTGTATAACGCGAGGGGCGACCGACTCTACATCACCACCGCCAAACCAGGCTTCGTCAATCTCTACGATAACAGCAATCCGCGTCAGCCGAAGTTTCTCAAAGCCCTTCCCGCAGCGGAAGGCGCCCATCACACGGTGTTGTCGCCGGATGAACGGTACCTGTTCGTTCAGAACAGCTTGCTCAACCTGGAGGGCATGAGCGACGGGTCCATCACGGTCATCGATTTGCAAGAAGACAAGGTGCTGGGGAGCATTGATACCCTGAAGGCCGCTGGGTTCAACCCCAACTGCATCATGCTGTTACCCAACAATTTTCAAAAGGGCGGGATACGTGGGAGCATGCAGTAA